A stretch of the Aphis gossypii isolate Hap1 chromosome 2, ASM2018417v2, whole genome shotgun sequence genome encodes the following:
- the LOC114132658 gene encoding probable serine incorporator isoform X2, with the protein MGALFSLCTVGQLACCCGQAACSLFACCPSCGNSTSTKVMYGLMLLVAIILSCITLAPGLQSFLQKVPFCEGDHNTGLTSNFVNNISGVSIDCKNAVGYMAVYRICFAMFIFFTLMSFIMMGVKDSRDGRAPIQNGFWGLKYLIVFAGIVGSFFIAPGSFSHIWMICGMIGGFIYLILQFVQVLDSAHSLAESWLDKWEQTEDKRWYFALLFTTVVSYGLAITGLIVMYHSFTQENGCALNKFFITLTVIICIVISSISITSCVQRVHEKSGLLQSSIVSLYVVYLTWSALNSGPETQCNKSLAEILSLSNSDGSKVHFGSENFVSIGIFVLFVLYSAIKTGSSSKFSMSNSTERSNDSDLEGGPVSGNDDNSGKLFDDEKEGVAYSWSFYHFTFAMATLFLMMTLTNWYSPNSSLENLHPDYASTWIKILSCWVCAGLYVWTLVAPIILPDREF; encoded by the exons ATGGGtgcattattttcattgtgtACAGTCGGTCAA ctGGCATGTTGTTGCGGTCAAGCAGCATGCTCTCTATTTGCATGTTGCCCGTCATGCGGAAATTCAACGTCAACAAAAGTTATGTACGGCCTCATGTTACTCGTAGCTATTATATTAAGCTGTATCACACTCGCCCCCGGACTGCAATCGTTTTTACAAAaa GTACCATTTTGTGAAGGTGATCATAACACTGGTTTAACTAGTAACtttgtcaataatatatcTGGTGTTTCAATCGATTGTAAAAATGCTGTTGGCTACATGGCGGTTTATAGAATTTGTTTTGCCATGTTCATATTCTTTACACTTATGTCATTTATTATGATGGGTGTGAAAGATTCTAGGGATGGACGAGCTCCTATACAAAATGg atTTTGGGGCTTGAAATATCTTATTGTATTTGCTGGTATTGTTGGTTCATTTTTCATTGCCCCAGGAAGCTTTAGTCATATATGGATGATTTGTGGTATGATTGGAGGTTTTATTTATCTCATCCTTCAGTTTGTACAAGTTTTAGATTCTGCTCATTCATTAGCTGAATCATGGCTAGACAAATGGGAACAAACTGAAGATAAAAGATG gtattttgcattactatttactactgTAGTATCATATGGACTAGCAATTACTGGACTTATTGTTATGTATCACAGTTTTACCcag gaaaacGGATGTGCTTTGAACAAATTTTTCATCACattaacagttataatatgcatagttATTAGTTCAATTTCAATTACTTCATGTGTACAACGGGTGCATGAAAAATCTGGTTTATTGCAATCGTCTATTGTTAGTTTGTATGTGGTGTATCTTACTTGGTCGGCACTCAATAGTGGTCcag AAACTCAGTGTAATAAAAGCTTGGCAGAAATCCTGAGTCTATCTAATTCTGATGGTTCTAAAGTACATTTTGGTTCAGAAAATTTTGTTAGTATtggaatttttgttttatttgtattatattctgcTATAAAAACGGGATCATCCTCAAAATTCTCTATGAGTAATTCTACAGAAAGAA gcAATGATAGTGATCTTGAAGGAGGTCCAGTTTCTGGTAACGATGATAACTCTGGTAAACTATTTGATGATGAAAAAGAAGGAGTTGCATATTCATGGTCATTTTATCACTTCACGTTTGCAATGGCCACTTTATTCTTAATGATGACACTTACAAATTGGTACTC aCCCAACTCCAGCTTAGAAAACCTTCATCCAGATTACGCTTCTACTTGGATTAAGATATTATCTTGTTGGGTCTGTGCTGGGCTTTATGTTTGGACATTAGTGGCGCCAATTATATTACCAGACcgtgaattttaa
- the LOC114132654 gene encoding 60S ribosomal protein L15, with the protein MGGYKYVQEVYRKKQSDVLRYLLRIRVWQYRQMTRVHRAPRPTRPDKARRLGYKAKQGFSIFRVRIRRGGRKRPVPKGATYGKPKSHGVNELKPKRCLQSIAEERVGRRCGGLRVLNSYWVGQDSTFKFYEVITVDTAHPAIRRDAKINWICNAVHKHRELRGKTSAGRKSRGLGKGHGFSQTTGGSRKACWKRKNTLQLHRKR; encoded by the exons ATGGGTGGTTATAAATACGTGCAAGAAGTGTACCGAAAGAAGCAGAGCGATGTACTACGTTATTTATTGCGTATTCGCGTCTGGCAATATAGACAGATGACTCGCGTGCACCGCGCGCCACGTCCTACTAGACCCGACAAAGCTAGACGGCTGGGATACAAAGCTAAACAAG GATTCTCCATATTTAGAGTGCGTATCAGGCGTGGTGGTCGTAAGCGTCCAGTACCTAAAGGTGCTACTTATGGTAAGCCTAAGAGCCATGGAGTTAATGAATTGAAACCTAAACGCTGTCTGCAATCAATTGCTGag GAAAGAGTTGGACGTCGTTGTGGAGGTCTCCGTGTCCTAAACTCTTACTGGGTAGGACAAGACTCTACTTTCAAATTCTACGAAGTCATCACTGTTGATACCGCACACCCA GCCATCCGCAGAGATGCTAAGATCAATTGGATCTGCAATGCTGTGCACAAGCACAGAGAATTGCGTGGAAAGACATCTGCTGGTCGCAAGTCCCGTGGTCTTGGAAAAGGACATGGTTTCTCACAGACAACTGGTGGATCAAGGAAGGCATGTTGGAAGCGCAAGAACACTTTGCAACTTCACAGAAAAcgataa
- the LOC114132661 gene encoding uncharacterized protein LOC114132661 — MSKDRVLILGGCGFIGRHLVKYLVDNDLVSAVRVVDKVPPQIAWLNDNHKVAFESPLVEFISANLINQSSCENVFEGSFDYAINCAGETRVDLPDVIYEEGVYKLSINCARAAAKFGVRRYVEVSSGQLTASHKGPIKEDDKVIPLTSIAKYKYEVEKHMKTIPNLNYTIVRPAIVYGIGDRTGLTPTIAIGSLYRGLGEPVRILWKGSTSCNTIHVEDICRAIWHLLKSPEAVGETYNLVDSGQTKQNMIAEIVSSLFGVKHEFLGSVLSSLCKNDFDVIASEANDKHSVPWAEACSKSGVHNTPLSPFIHKDHLNGYRIEMNGSKLMNDSSFVLKHPKITVELLKEVVDDYIKMNLFPKTLLD; from the exons ATGTCAAAAGACAGAGTATTAATTTTGGgag GCTGTGGCTTTATCGGCCGTCACTTGGTCAAGTATTTAGTGGACAATGATTTAGTGTCGGCTGTGAGAGTGGTCGACAAAGTTCCACCCCAAATTGCTTGGCTCAACGACAACCACAAGGTGGCTTTCGAATCTCCCTTAGTAGAATTTATCAGTGCCAATTTGATAAATCAAA GTTCTTGTGAAAACGTTTTCGAAGGTTCCTTTGATTATGCCATCAATTGTGCTGGAGAAACTCGTGTTGATTTACCAGACGTCATCTATGAAGAGGGAGTCTATAAGCTTAGCATAAATTGTGCTCGCGCTGCTGCTAAATTTGGTGTAAGACGTTATGTCGAAGTGTCATCAGGTCAGTTGACTGCCAGCCATAAAGGACCAATTAAAGAAGATGACAAAGTAATACCCCTTACATCCATTGCAAAGTACAAATATGAAGTAGAAAAACATATGAAAACTattccaaatttaaattataccattGTCCGGCCAGCTATTGTGTATGGCATAGGTGACAGAACTGGACTCA CACCAACTATTGCGATTGGCTCTTTATATAGAGGTCTGGGAGAACCTGTTCGAATACTGTGGAAAGGCAGTACATCTTGTAACACAATACATGTTGAAGACATTTGTAGAGCTATATGGCATTTGTTAAAATCACCAGAAGCTGTAGGGGAAACTTACAATTTAGTGGATAGTGGTCAGaccaaacaaaatatgattgcTGAAATTGTGTCCTCATTGTTTGGAGTTAAACACGAGTTCCTGGGCTCAGTTCTTTCGTCTTTGTGTAAA aatgaTTTTGATGTTATTGCGTCTGAAGCGAATGACAAACATTCAGTACCATGGGCCGAAGCTTGTTCAAAGTCTGGTGTTCATAACACTCCTCTGTCACCATTCATTCATAAAGATCACTTGAATGGTTATCGTATCGAAATGAATGGAAGTAAATTAATGAACGATTCAAGTTTTGTATTGAAACATCCAAAAATTACAGTTGAACTACTAAAAGAG GTTGTTGATGACTacattaaaatgaatctatTTCCTAAAACATTGCTAGACTAA
- the LOC114132653 gene encoding proteasome subunit beta type-5 yields the protein MAMLSLCGLSEDTLFKSKSEVEENEAFETFQSDNTVNQMNLYSLPGNPVENMRMITARDTMGRPIELNFHHGTTTLGFLYQGGIVLAVDSRATGGQYIGSQCMKKIVEINDFMLGTLAGGAADCVYWDRVLSKQCRLHELRNKERISVTAASKIMSNMIYYYKGYGLSIGMMLAGYDKNGPSLFYIDNDGSRTPGKVFSVGSGSIYAFGVLDSGYKWDLTDEEAQKLGQRAIFHATHRDAYSGGIVRVYHITKDGWKHIKNEDCDEIYDRVKNEAK from the exons ATGGCAATGTTATCTTTGTGTGGGTTATCCGAGGACACTCTATTCAAAAGTAAATCTGAAGTTGAAGAAAATGAAGCGTTTGAAACTTTTCAGAGTGACAATACCGTAAACCAAATGAATTTGTACTCACTTCCTGGAAAC cCTGTTGAAAACATGCGTATGATAACAGCTCGTGATACAATGGGTCGTCCAATTGAGTTAAACTTTCATCATGGTACTACAACATTAGGATTTTTATACCAAGGAGGCATAGTTTTAGCAGTTGATTCTCGTGCTACTGGAGGACAGTACATTGGTTCacaatgtatgaaaaaaatcgttGAAATCAATGATTTTATGTTAGGTACATTAGCTGGTGGTGCAGCTGATTGTGTTTACTGGGATCGTGTTCTCTCAAAACAATGCAGATTACACGAGTTAAGAAATAAAGAACGTATTAGTGTTACAGCTGCTTCCAAAATTATgtcaaatatgatttattactataaaggATATGGATTATCTATTGGAATGATGTTAGCTggatatgataaaaat ggTCCatctttattttacattgacAATGATGGTTCCAGAACACCAGGTAAAGTTTTTTCGGTAGGTTCTGGATCAATTTATGCTTTTGGTGTTCTTGACTCTGGCTATAAATGGGATCTAACTGATGAAGAAGCTCAAAAACTTGGTCAAAGAGCTATCTTCCATGCTACTCATCGAGATGCTTACAGTGGTGGAATTGTTCgag TGTATCACATCACCAAAGATGGATGGAAACATATAAAGAACGAAGATTGTGATGAAATTTATGACAGAGTAAAGAATGaagctaaataa
- the LOC114132658 gene encoding probable serine incorporator isoform X1, with protein sequence MGALFSLCTVGQLACCCGQAACSLFACCPSCGNSTSTKVMYGLMLLVAIILSCITLAPGLQSFLQKVPFCEGDHNTGLTSNFVNNISGVSIDCKNAVGYMAVYRICFAMFIFFTLMSFIMMGVKDSRDGRAPIQNGFWGLKYLIVFAGIVGSFFIAPGSFSHIWMICGMIGGFIYLILQFVQVLDSAHSLAESWLDKWEQTEDKRWYFALLFTTVVSYGLAITGLIVMYHSFTQENGCALNKFFITLTVIICIVISSISITSCVQRVHEKSGLLQSSIVSLYVVYLTWSALNSGPETQCNKSLAEILSLSNSDGSKVHFGSENFVSIGIFVLFVLYSAIKTGSSSKFSMSNSTERIGNDSDLEGGPVSGNDDNSGKLFDDEKEGVAYSWSFYHFTFAMATLFLMMTLTNWYSPNSSLENLHPDYASTWIKILSCWVCAGLYVWTLVAPIILPDREF encoded by the exons ATGGGtgcattattttcattgtgtACAGTCGGTCAA ctGGCATGTTGTTGCGGTCAAGCAGCATGCTCTCTATTTGCATGTTGCCCGTCATGCGGAAATTCAACGTCAACAAAAGTTATGTACGGCCTCATGTTACTCGTAGCTATTATATTAAGCTGTATCACACTCGCCCCCGGACTGCAATCGTTTTTACAAAaa GTACCATTTTGTGAAGGTGATCATAACACTGGTTTAACTAGTAACtttgtcaataatatatcTGGTGTTTCAATCGATTGTAAAAATGCTGTTGGCTACATGGCGGTTTATAGAATTTGTTTTGCCATGTTCATATTCTTTACACTTATGTCATTTATTATGATGGGTGTGAAAGATTCTAGGGATGGACGAGCTCCTATACAAAATGg atTTTGGGGCTTGAAATATCTTATTGTATTTGCTGGTATTGTTGGTTCATTTTTCATTGCCCCAGGAAGCTTTAGTCATATATGGATGATTTGTGGTATGATTGGAGGTTTTATTTATCTCATCCTTCAGTTTGTACAAGTTTTAGATTCTGCTCATTCATTAGCTGAATCATGGCTAGACAAATGGGAACAAACTGAAGATAAAAGATG gtattttgcattactatttactactgTAGTATCATATGGACTAGCAATTACTGGACTTATTGTTATGTATCACAGTTTTACCcag gaaaacGGATGTGCTTTGAACAAATTTTTCATCACattaacagttataatatgcatagttATTAGTTCAATTTCAATTACTTCATGTGTACAACGGGTGCATGAAAAATCTGGTTTATTGCAATCGTCTATTGTTAGTTTGTATGTGGTGTATCTTACTTGGTCGGCACTCAATAGTGGTCcag AAACTCAGTGTAATAAAAGCTTGGCAGAAATCCTGAGTCTATCTAATTCTGATGGTTCTAAAGTACATTTTGGTTCAGAAAATTTTGTTAGTATtggaatttttgttttatttgtattatattctgcTATAAAAACGGGATCATCCTCAAAATTCTCTATGAGTAATTCTACAGAAAGAA taggcAATGATAGTGATCTTGAAGGAGGTCCAGTTTCTGGTAACGATGATAACTCTGGTAAACTATTTGATGATGAAAAAGAAGGAGTTGCATATTCATGGTCATTTTATCACTTCACGTTTGCAATGGCCACTTTATTCTTAATGATGACACTTACAAATTGGTACTC aCCCAACTCCAGCTTAGAAAACCTTCATCCAGATTACGCTTCTACTTGGATTAAGATATTATCTTGTTGGGTCTGTGCTGGGCTTTATGTTTGGACATTAGTGGCGCCAATTATATTACCAGACcgtgaattttaa